A stretch of Eleutherodactylus coqui strain aEleCoq1 chromosome 2, aEleCoq1.hap1, whole genome shotgun sequence DNA encodes these proteins:
- the DCAF15 gene encoding DDB1- and CUL4-associated factor 15 produces the protein MAPSSKSDRGSGSRKWGPRDHIIRQLNRAKITGQLASRLFRKLPPRLCVSLRSIVDEEFLKKGHVFLGFTKCGRFVLSYTNDVLDDDFSFYSYRLYWWEFQVHNKLRLVQQVRLFKEEEIYSDLYLTICEWPGDSSKLIVFGFNTSVSGMLMNMITDDNHRDIYVSTVSSPPVTPCTDCRESPQGSCLLHNFMLYTKYQVVYPFPTFQPAFQLKKDHVVLLNTSFTLVACAVSVHPGGDTECRRVLYSRQSEHFARASSRSTSAPSSSSNSPPSSECCSPTRPGTPPSVTRAREFMAGLLRRAREGSGVEAEDRGERPGPSRPSVVLHCDSETSWPRPNNAAYMKANNHPDEPSYINYTQLRYVLGQGPHTMRESELEDDKISLPFVVTDLKGQRLKVLNNKAVFKGQQLVVEQLTLDFEYVINEVIRHDASWSHQFCAFNDYDIVILETCPETNQVVMNIGLLLLAMPDPPDGFCRPITYHTSIKIAWDLQTAVFRTLKVDDLTPVKSQTSGSVWSAYRKNCVDTVMKCLVPENSVRFVNRMTNESLHKGCSLKVLADSVRYTWIVL, from the exons ATGGCGCCGAGCTCGAAATCCGACCGGGGCAGCGGGAGCCGGAAATGGGGCCCGAGGGACCATATAATCAGGCAGCTGAACCGCGCGAAG ATCACAGGACAGCTGGCCTCTCGGTTGTTCCGGAAGCTTCCGCCGcgcctctgtgtgtctctgcgcAGCATCGTGGACGAGGAGTTCCTGAAAAAGgg tCACGTCTTCTTGGGGTTCACCAAGTGCGGTCGCTTTGTATTATCCTACACCAACGACGTCTTGGATGATGATTTCTCCTTTTACTCTTATCGCCTCTATTGGTGGGAATTCCAAGTACACAACAAGCTGCGCCTG GTGCAGCAGGTGCGTCTGTTTAAGGAGGAGGAGATTTATAGTGACTTGTATCTGACCATATGCGAGTGGCCGGGCGACAGCTCCAAACTCATTGTGTTTGGCTTCAA CACATCTGTTAGCGGGATGCTAATGAACATGATCACCGATGATAACCACAGAGATATCTATGTCAGCACGGTGTCTTCACCCCCGGTCACCCCCTGTACAGACTGCAGAGAGTCCCCACAAG GTTCTTGTCTGCTGCACAACTTCATGCTATATACGAAGTACCAGGTGGTTTACCCGTTCCCCACATTCCAGCCGGCGTTTCAGCTCAAGAAGGACCACGTTGTTCTGCTAAATACCAGCTTCACCCTAGTGGCTTGTGCAGTATCCGTGCACCCTGGAG GTGATACAGAATGCCGGCGAGTTTTGTACAGCAGACAGAGTGAACACTTTGCCCGTGCTTCCTCACGCAGCACTAGCGCTCCTTCCTCCAGCAGTAACTCTCCCCCCTCGTCTGAATGCTGCTCTCCCACTCGTCCTGGAACGCCCCCATCTGTTACCCGCGCTCGGGAATTTATGGCTGGCCTATTGCGACGTGCTCGAGAAGGGTCTGGAGTGGAGGCTGAGGACAGAGGAGAGCGACCCGGACCAAGCAGGCCAAGtgttgttctgcattgtgactcAGAAACCTCTTGGCCCCGTCCTAACAACGCAGCATACATGAAGGCCAACAATCATCCAGATGAGCCCAGCTATATTAACTACACACAATTGCGATACGTGCTGGGCCAGGGGCCGCACACTATGCGTGAGAGCG AACTAGAAGATGACAAGATCTCGCTACCTTTCGTGGTCACTGATCTGAAGGGACAACGGCTGAAAGTGTTGAATAACAAAGCTGTTTTTAAG GGCCAACAGCTGGTTGTGGAGCAACTCACCCTGGactttgaatatgtcataaatgaaGTCATCCGACATGATGCCTCCTGGTCTCATCAGTTCTGCGCCTTCAATGACTATGATATAGTTATCCTGGAG ACGTGTCCTGAGACTAACCAGGTGGTAATGAACATCGGTCTCCTGCTTCTTGCTATGCCTGATCCACCAGACGGGTTTTGCAG GCCCATCACTTATCACACAAGCATAAAAATCGCTTGGGACCTGCAGACTGCCGTTTTCCGCACCCTGAAGGTGGATGATCTCACTCCGGTGAAATCTCAGACCAG CGGCAGCGTGTGGAGCGCATACCGGAAAAACTGCGTGGATACGGTCATGAAATGTCTGGTTCCAGAGAACAGCGTCCGATTCGTGAATCGTATGACGAATGAGTCACTACATAAAg GTTGTTCCCTGAAGGTTTTGGCGGACAGCGTACGATACACGTGGATTGTGCTGTGA